From Paraglaciecola sp. L1A13:
ATTAGCAAGTTGCTCGGTGAGTAATGAGAAAAAGTCTTCTTGTGATAACTTTTGATTACTCTCGTCGGCGACCGGTACCGTTTCTGGTTGCCAGTAAAGATCGCTATTCAAGCCATTTTTAATTAATGTATCCACGTCTGTACCTCGAAATTATCTGGATAGTAAAGCGACTAGCTTTGGCCTAAACGCAATACAGTTCTAAACAAACGTTTAGTTGTATCAGCGACTTGAACATTCGTTTCATATGCCTTTGACGCAGACATCATATCGGCCATTTCTTCAACGATATTCACGTTTGGTTTATAGATATAGCCATTTTCATCTGCCATTGGATGACCTGGACTATATTCAATTTGTAACGGTGCCTGACTTTCGACTATGCCTAAAACCTGTACACCCGTACCAGCATTTTGATCTTGAGAGGCGCGTTGCATTTCAGCGGCAAAAACGGGATGTCGCGCTTTATACGTTTGATCATAACTGCTACTGACCGAGTTCGCGTTTGCCACGTTACTGGCGGTGGTATTTAAGCGCACACTCTGCGCACTCATACCGGTACTGGCGATATCCATTACGTTAAATAAACTCATTAGCTTTGACCTCCGCTGATGGCTTTCTTCATGCTTTTAATTTTACCGCTAAGAAACTCTACGCTTGCCTGATAACGCAAACCATTATCTAAAAAGGCATTACGTTCGACTTGTACATCAACGGAATTACCATCGCCGGTATCAGGTTGATTAGAAATGCGAAATTCCAACTCCCCCGAACCCTGCATATGGCCTTTAATATGATTGTCATGAGTACGAGTAAGATTTTGGCTACGTCCGCTTTGCGCACTGCGCATAGCATCTTGAAAGTTAATGTCTCTTGC
This genomic window contains:
- the flgC gene encoding flagellar basal body rod protein FlgC; its protein translation is MSLFNVMDIASTGMSAQSVRLNTTASNVANANSVSSSYDQTYKARHPVFAAEMQRASQDQNAGTGVQVLGIVESQAPLQIEYSPGHPMADENGYIYKPNVNIVEEMADMMSASKAYETNVQVADTTKRLFRTVLRLGQS
- the flgB gene encoding flagellar basal body rod protein FlgB; translation: MAISLDKLMGFSHKAVQVREDRMEVLAGNLANANTPGYKARDINFQDAMRSAQSGRSQNLTRTHDNHIKGHMQGSGELEFRISNQPDTGDGNSVDVQVERNAFLDNGLRYQASVEFLSGKIKSMKKAISGGQS